A window from Vidua macroura isolate BioBank_ID:100142 chromosome 20, ASM2450914v1, whole genome shotgun sequence encodes these proteins:
- the POLDIP2 gene encoding polymerase delta-interacting protein 2 produces the protein MSGGAARRYVAAALGRARARGPPPLWEPPPARHLRALGTGGAAALSPPPPLLLPPRRHLSSRNRPEGKVLETVGVFEAPKQHGKYETGQLFLHSVFGYRGIVLFPWQARLYDRDVASPVTEKSENVAGHGSKEVKGKTHTYYQVLIDARDCPHISQRSQTEAVTFLANHDDSRALYAIPGLDYVSHEDILPYSSTDQVPIQHELFERFLMYDQTKVPPFVARDTLCAWQEKNHPWLELSDVHRETTENIRVTVIPFYMGMREAQNSHVYWWRYCIRLENLDSEVVQLRERHWRIFSLSGTLETVRGRGVVGREPVLSKEQPAFQYSSHVSLQASSGHMWGTFRFERPDGSHFDVRIPPFSLESNKDEKTPPSGLHW, from the exons ATGtcgggcggcgcggcgcggcggtacgtggcggcggcgctgggccgggcccgggcccgcgGGCCGCCCCCGCTCTGGgagccgccccccgcccgccacCTGCGGGCTCTGGGCACCGGGGGGGCAGCGGCGCtgtcgccgccgccgccgctgctgctgccgcccaGGCGGCACCTCTCGTCGCG GAACCGTCCCGAGGGCAAAGTGCTGGAGACCGTGGGGGTGTTTGAGGCCCCGAAGCAGCACGGGAAATACGAGACAGGCCAG CTCTTCCTTCACAGTGTGTTTGGCTATCGAGGAATAGTCCTGTTTCCCTGGCAAGCCAGGCTTTATGATCGGGATGTGGCTTCTCCTGTCACAGAAAA GAGCGAGAATGTGGCAGGCCATGGTTCCAAAGAGGTCAAGGGTAAAACACACACTTACTACCAGGTGTTAATAGATGCCCGGGATTGTCCACATATA TCCCAGAGATCACAGACAGAGGCAGTGACGTTCCTGGCAAATCATGATGACAGCAGAGCCCTCTATGCCATCCCAG GTTTAGACTATGTAAGCCATGAAGACATCCTTCCCTACAGCTCCACTGATCAAGTGCCCATCCAGCATGAGCTCTTTGAGAGGTTCCTCATGTACGACCAAACAAAAG TCCCACCTTTTGTAGCAAGGGACACTCTGTGTGCGTGGCAGGAGAAGAACCACCCCTGGCTGGAGCTCTCGGATGTGCACCGAGAAACCACGGAGAACATCCGTGTCACTGTTATCCCCTTCTACATGGGCATGAGG GAAGCCCAGAATTCCCATGTCTACTGG TGGCGCTACTGTATCCGCCTGGAGAACCTGGACAGTGAGGTGGTGCAGCTCCGAGAACGGCACTGGAGGATATTCAGCTTGTCTGGCACCTTGGAAACGGTCCGGGGCCGTGGGGTTGTAGGAAGG GAGCCAGTTTTGTCCAAAGAACAGCCAGCATTTCAGTACAGCAGCCACGTCTCCCTGCAGGCATCCAGTGGTCACATGTG GGGCACTTTTCGATTTGAGAGGCCTGATGGCTCCCACTTTGATGTCCGAATCCCAcccttttccttggaaagcaaCAAAGATGAGAAGACCCCTCCCTCTGGCCTTCACTGGTAG
- the TSR1 gene encoding pre-rRNA-processing protein TSR1 homolog: MVMAAAGAHRPGPLKQQNKAHKGGKHSGSSQRRAGGRVPVKAQPRRRLRDLNRVDRRHQALQLRRQRKEAVLAEKRSLGSRDGPPHLVAVVLLHGRAAARDSLRLLQSHDSAVVRADEGGAGGFALLCPRLKQRWRFVTAQAGDLHAVLDLAKVADSLLFILDPVDGWDSAGEHCLSCLFAQGLPSYALAVPGGTDLPPKKRIDARKKLSKSIEKRFPEAKLFPLNTEQESSLLLRHLSSQKQRHLAFRDRRAHLLARAAEFVPSQDSDLLGTLKVSGFVRGQTLNVNSLVHIVGHGDFQLSQVDAPPDPLSLNPRVVKAQKRSQDMEVQDDSGNGAVEMEEDVKVLMKADPSKQESLQSEVVPDPMEGEQTWPTEEELQEAEESLKANRRVVKVPKGTSKYQAAWIVDDGEEGSEKDDDDDEDDDMDDDLMEEAVSQEGESSEEEAGEEESETMTMSECLRDDQYDEKMEEDEQMLERYKQERMDEMFPDEVDTPRDVPARVRFQKYRGLKSFRTSPWDPKENLPRDYARIFQFQDFSRTRKNLFRQIEKEETEGASVGWYVTLHVCNVPVSVMESFKEGKPLVLFSLLPHEQKMSVLNFLVRRHPGNSEPVRAKEELIFHCGFRRFRASPLFSQHTSADKHKLERFLRPDAALVVTVYAPITFPPASVLLFKQRTNGMHDLIATGSLLSVNPDRIVIKRLVLSGHPFKIFTKTAVVRYMFFNREDVMWFKPVELRTKWGRRGHIKEPLGTHGHMKCHFDGQLKSQDTVLLNLYKRVFPKWTYDPHVPEPVPWVRSESALPEQEVEME; this comes from the exons ATGGtgatggcggcggcgggcgcgcaCCGGCCCGGGCCGCTCAAGCAGCAGAACAAGGCGCACAAGGGCGGCAAGCACAGCGGCTCCTCGCAGCGCCGCGCTGGAG GCCGCGTCCCCGTCAAGGCCCAGCCTCGCCGGCGGCTCCGCGACCTGAACAGGGTGGACCGGCGGCATCAGGCGCTGCAGCTCCGCCGGCAGCGCAAGGAGGCG GTGCTGGCGGAGAAGCGCAGCCTTGGCAGCAGGGACGGGCCCCCGCACCTCgtggctgtggtgctgctgcacggcagggctgcagcccggGACTCCCTgcggctgctgcagagccacgACTCGGCCGTTGTCCGTGCAGATGAGGGCGGAGCTGGTGGctttgccctgctctgcccccgGCTCAAGCAGCGCTGGCGCTTTGTCACggcccaggcag GGGATCTTCACGCTGTTTTAGACCTTGCCAAGGTTGCTGACTCCCTGCTGTTCATCCTGGACCCTGTGGATGGCTGGGACAGTGCAGGAGAACactgcctctcctgcctcttcGCACAGGGGCTCCCCAGTTATG ctctggctgtcccGGGAGGCACTGACCTGCCCCCTAAGAAGAGGATAGACGCCAGGAAGAAACTCTCCAAATCCATTGAGAAGCGTTTCCCCGAGGCCAAGCTGTTCCCACTGAACACGGAGCAGGAATCCTCGCTGCTCCTGAGGCACCTCAGCTCCCAGAAGCAGAGGCACCTGGCTTTCCGGGACCGCCGCGCTCACCTGCTGGCCCGTGCTGCCGAGTTTGTGCCCAGCCAGGACAGCGACCTGCTCGGCACCCTGAAGGTGTCCGGCTTTGTCCGGGGACAGACCCTCAACGTGAACAGCCTGGTGCACATCGTGGGGCACGGGGACTTCCAGCTGAGCCAGGTGGATGCTCCCCCTGACCCGCTCTCTTTGAACCCACGGGTGGTTAAAGCACAGAAGAGGAGTCAGGACATGGAGGTTCAG GACGACTCTGGAAATGGTGCTGTTGAGATGGAGGAAGATGTCAAGGTGCTGATGAAGGCAGATCCAAGCAAGCAGGAGTCTCTGCAGTCAGAAGTGGTTCCTGATCCCATGGAAGGGGAGCAGACGTGGCCCACTGAAGAAGaactgcaggaagcagagg AATCTCTGAAGGCAAACAGGAGGGTGGTGAAGGTCCCCAAAGGCACATCCAAGTACCAGGCTGCCTGGATTGTGGATGatggagaagaaggaagtgagaaagatgatgatgatgatgaagatgacGACATGGATGATGATCTGATGGAAGAGGCAGTTTCTCAG gagggagagagcagtgaggaggaagctggggaggaggagagcgaGACCATGACCATGTCCGAGTGCCTGCGGGACGACCAGTACGACGAGAAGATGGAGGAGGACGAGCAGATGCTGGAGAGATACAAGCAGGAGAGGATGGATGAGATGTTTCCAGATGAGGTGGACACGCCACGGGATGTGCCTGCCAGAGTCAG GTTCCAGAAGTACAGGGGCCTGAAGAGCTTCCGGACTTCTCCTTGGGACCCCAAAGAGAATCTTCCAAGGGATTATGCCAGGATCTTCCAGTTCCAGGACTTCTCCCGAACCAGAAAGAACCTCTTCAGGCAAATAGAGAAGGAGGAGACCGAAGGAGCTTCG GTGGGCTGGTACGTTACACTTCATGTCTGCAATGTCCCTGTCTCGGTGATGGAGAGCTTCAAGGAGGGGAAACCCCTGGTCCTGTTCTCACTGCTTCCCCATGAACAAAAG ATGTCCGTGTTGAACTTCCTGGTGCGTCGGCATCCAGGCAACAGCGAGCCAGTGAGGGCCAAGGAGGAGCTGATCTTCCACTGCGGGTTCAGACGCTTCCGAGCATCCCCCCTGTTCTCCCAGCACACCTCAG CTGATAAGCACAAGCTGGAGCGTTTCCTGCGCCCAGATGCTGCCCTGGTGGTGACTGTCTACGCTCCCATCActttccctcctgcctcagtGCTGCTTTTCAAACAGAGAACTAATG GAATGCACGACCTCATTGCCACGGGCTCCCTGCTCTCCGTGAACCCCGACAGGATCGTCATCAAGCGCCTGGTGCTCAGTGGCCACCCCTTCAAGATCTTCACCAAGACGGCTGTCGTGCGATACATGTTCTTCAACAGAG AGGATGTGATGTGGTTCAAGCCCGTGGAGCTGAGGACAAAGTGGGGACGCAGAGGGCACATCAAGGAGCCGCTAG GGACCCATGGCCACATGAAGTGCCACTTTGATGGGCAGCTCAAGTCCCAGGACACGGTGCTGCTGAACCTCTACAAGCGTGTTTTTCCCAAATGGACTTACGACCCTCATGTCCCGGAGCCTGTGCCGTGGGTGAGGAGTGAGAGTGCACTGCCAGAGCAGGAGGTGGAGATGGAATGA
- the SRR gene encoding serine racemase isoform X2, with product MAALPLGLGEVRDAERRLRGRVHRTPLLTCAGLDRMAGRRLLFKCELLQKTGSFKIRGALNAVSSLVEQRQRTGRELPRAVVTHSSGNHGQALACAARAEGIPAYIVVPRTAPQCKQDAIRAYGATLVPCDPTDKSRAETASTVVQETGGVLVHPNQELTVIAGQGTIALEVLEQAPQVNAVVVPVGGGGMVAGIAVAIKALRPDVKVFAAEPSNVDDCYQSKVRGELTPNLHPRDTVADAVKTSIGPNTWPIIRDLVDDVLTVSEEEIKRATWLVWERMKLLIEPTAGVGLAAVLSEQFQAVPWDVQNVCIVLCGGNVDLRSLTWLTDLSGKAE from the exons ATGGCCGCGCTGCCGCTGGGGCTGGGCGAGGTGCGGGATGCGGAgcggcggctgcggggccgcgTCCATCGCACCCCGCTGCTCACCTGCGCCGGGCTGGACCGCATGGCCGGCAGGAGGCTGCTCTTCAAGTGCGAGCTCTTGCAGAAGACCGGCTCCTTCAAG ATCCGCGGTGCCCTGAACGCGGTGAGCAGCCTCGTGGAGCAAAGGCAGCGCACGGGCCGGGAGCTGCCCCGCGCTGTGGTGACACACAGCAGCGGCAACCACGGGCAGGCACTCGCCTGTGCTGCTCGGGCAGAAG GTATTCCTGCCTACATCGTGGTGCCCCGGACTGCCCCACAGTGTAAGCAAGATGCCATTCGTGCCTACGGTGCCACACTGGTGCCATGTGACCCTACTGACAAG TCCAGAGCCGAGACAGCATCCACTGTAGTCCAGGAGACAGGAGGAGTCCTGGTGCACCCCAACCAGGAGCTGACAGTGATTGCAGGGCAAGGCACCATTgccctggaggtgctggagcag GCACCCCAGGTAAATGCAGTGGTGGTTCCCGTTGGAGGTGGAGGAATGGTTGCAGGAATAGCAGTTGCCATCAAG gctTTGAGGCCAGATGTGAAGGTGTTTGCTGCTGAGCCAAGCAACGTGGATGACTGTTACCAGTCCAAGGTCCGAGGGGAGCTGACCCCCAACCTCCACCCGCGGGACACCGTCGCAGACGCAGTAAAAACCAGCATCGGACCCAACACGTGGCCCATCATCAGGGATTTGGTTGATGATGTCCTGACAGTCTCAGAGGAAGAAATCAAG CGAGCCACGTGGCTGGTGTGGGAAAGGATGAAGCTGCTGATTGAGCCAACGGCAGGCGTGGGACTGGCGGCCGTGCTCTCGGAGCAGTTCCAGGCAGTCCCCTGGGACGTGCAGAACGTTTGCATCGTGCTGTGCGGGGGAAATGTGGACCTGAGATCCCTGACCTGGCTCACAGACCTCTCTGGGAAAGCAGAATGA
- the SRR gene encoding serine racemase isoform X1 gives MAALPLGLGEVRDAERRLRGRVHRTPLLTCAGLDRMAGRRLLFKCELLQKTGSFKIRGALNAVSSLVEQRQRTGRELPRAVVTHSSGNHGQALACAARAEGIPAYIVVPRTAPQCKQDAIRAYGATLVPCDPTDKSRAETASTVVQETGGVLVHPNQELTVIAGQGTIALEVLEQVREMQGHSKKGDTKCQKPSHFLSAQAPQVNAVVVPVGGGGMVAGIAVAIKALRPDVKVFAAEPSNVDDCYQSKVRGELTPNLHPRDTVADAVKTSIGPNTWPIIRDLVDDVLTVSEEEIKRATWLVWERMKLLIEPTAGVGLAAVLSEQFQAVPWDVQNVCIVLCGGNVDLRSLTWLTDLSGKAE, from the exons ATGGCCGCGCTGCCGCTGGGGCTGGGCGAGGTGCGGGATGCGGAgcggcggctgcggggccgcgTCCATCGCACCCCGCTGCTCACCTGCGCCGGGCTGGACCGCATGGCCGGCAGGAGGCTGCTCTTCAAGTGCGAGCTCTTGCAGAAGACCGGCTCCTTCAAG ATCCGCGGTGCCCTGAACGCGGTGAGCAGCCTCGTGGAGCAAAGGCAGCGCACGGGCCGGGAGCTGCCCCGCGCTGTGGTGACACACAGCAGCGGCAACCACGGGCAGGCACTCGCCTGTGCTGCTCGGGCAGAAG GTATTCCTGCCTACATCGTGGTGCCCCGGACTGCCCCACAGTGTAAGCAAGATGCCATTCGTGCCTACGGTGCCACACTGGTGCCATGTGACCCTACTGACAAG TCCAGAGCCGAGACAGCATCCACTGTAGTCCAGGAGACAGGAGGAGTCCTGGTGCACCCCAACCAGGAGCTGACAGTGATTGCAGGGCAAGGCACCATTgccctggaggtgctggagcaggtgagggAAATGCAGGGGCACAGCAAAAAGGGGGACACGAAGTGTCAGAAGCCCTCACACTTCCTTTCTGCACAGGCACCCCAGGTAAATGCAGTGGTGGTTCCCGTTGGAGGTGGAGGAATGGTTGCAGGAATAGCAGTTGCCATCAAG gctTTGAGGCCAGATGTGAAGGTGTTTGCTGCTGAGCCAAGCAACGTGGATGACTGTTACCAGTCCAAGGTCCGAGGGGAGCTGACCCCCAACCTCCACCCGCGGGACACCGTCGCAGACGCAGTAAAAACCAGCATCGGACCCAACACGTGGCCCATCATCAGGGATTTGGTTGATGATGTCCTGACAGTCTCAGAGGAAGAAATCAAG CGAGCCACGTGGCTGGTGTGGGAAAGGATGAAGCTGCTGATTGAGCCAACGGCAGGCGTGGGACTGGCGGCCGTGCTCTCGGAGCAGTTCCAGGCAGTCCCCTGGGACGTGCAGAACGTTTGCATCGTGCTGTGCGGGGGAAATGTGGACCTGAGATCCCTGACCTGGCTCACAGACCTCTCTGGGAAAGCAGAATGA
- the SRR gene encoding serine racemase isoform X3 — protein MPFVPTVPHWCHVTLLTRAETASTVVQETGGVLVHPNQELTVIAGQGTIALEVLEQAPQVNAVVVPVGGGGMVAGIAVAIKALRPDVKVFAAEPSNVDDCYQSKVRGELTPNLHPRDTVADAVKTSIGPNTWPIIRDLVDDVLTVSEEEIKRATWLVWERMKLLIEPTAGVGLAAVLSEQFQAVPWDVQNVCIVLCGGNVDLRSLTWLTDLSGKAE, from the exons ATGCCATTCGTGCCTACGGTGCCACACTGGTGCCATGTGACCCTACTGACAAG AGCCGAGACAGCATCCACTGTAGTCCAGGAGACAGGAGGAGTCCTGGTGCACCCCAACCAGGAGCTGACAGTGATTGCAGGGCAAGGCACCATTgccctggaggtgctggagcag GCACCCCAGGTAAATGCAGTGGTGGTTCCCGTTGGAGGTGGAGGAATGGTTGCAGGAATAGCAGTTGCCATCAAG gctTTGAGGCCAGATGTGAAGGTGTTTGCTGCTGAGCCAAGCAACGTGGATGACTGTTACCAGTCCAAGGTCCGAGGGGAGCTGACCCCCAACCTCCACCCGCGGGACACCGTCGCAGACGCAGTAAAAACCAGCATCGGACCCAACACGTGGCCCATCATCAGGGATTTGGTTGATGATGTCCTGACAGTCTCAGAGGAAGAAATCAAG CGAGCCACGTGGCTGGTGTGGGAAAGGATGAAGCTGCTGATTGAGCCAACGGCAGGCGTGGGACTGGCGGCCGTGCTCTCGGAGCAGTTCCAGGCAGTCCCCTGGGACGTGCAGAACGTTTGCATCGTGCTGTGCGGGGGAAATGTGGACCTGAGATCCCTGACCTGGCTCACAGACCTCTCTGGGAAAGCAGAATGA